A single window of Rhodococcus jostii RHA1 DNA harbors:
- the ligD gene encoding non-homologous end-joining DNA ligase: MATGKSKAPAVELEVGDRTVRISHPERVYFPATGATKLDLANYYLSVGDGIVRALRERPCMMHRFPDGLSGEKVHQKRLPHGAPDWVQTVRVTFPRYNRHADELCVTHPADVIWAVQMSTVEFHPWNSRRADVERPDEWRIDLDPMPECGFDTVRRVAGVVHEVLDELGATGWPKTSGGSGMHVYVRIRPDWGFGDVRRAALAFAREVERRAPQDVTTTWWRKDRDPRKLFVDYNQNARDHTIASAYSVRGVPDATVSTPVTWEEIDDVNPHEFTIATVPDRFAKLGDLHAGIDDAVFSLEPLLEWADRDEAEGESDPGGAED, from the coding sequence ATGGCGACCGGCAAGAGCAAGGCTCCCGCTGTCGAACTGGAGGTCGGCGATCGGACCGTGCGGATCTCGCACCCGGAACGCGTCTACTTCCCCGCCACCGGTGCCACGAAGCTCGACCTCGCGAACTACTACCTGAGCGTCGGCGATGGGATCGTCCGCGCCCTGCGCGAACGCCCCTGCATGATGCACCGCTTTCCCGACGGCCTGAGCGGGGAGAAGGTGCACCAGAAGCGGTTGCCGCACGGTGCACCGGACTGGGTCCAGACGGTGCGGGTGACGTTTCCGCGGTACAACCGTCACGCCGACGAACTGTGCGTGACGCACCCGGCGGACGTGATCTGGGCGGTGCAGATGTCCACGGTCGAGTTCCATCCGTGGAACTCGCGCCGCGCGGACGTCGAACGCCCCGACGAGTGGCGGATCGATCTCGATCCGATGCCCGAGTGCGGGTTCGACACGGTGCGGCGCGTGGCCGGGGTGGTGCACGAGGTGCTCGACGAACTGGGTGCGACGGGCTGGCCGAAGACGTCCGGCGGAAGCGGCATGCACGTCTACGTCCGGATCCGGCCCGACTGGGGTTTCGGCGACGTCCGGCGGGCCGCGCTGGCCTTCGCCCGCGAAGTGGAGCGCCGGGCCCCGCAGGACGTCACCACCACCTGGTGGCGGAAGGACCGGGACCCGCGCAAGCTGTTCGTCGACTACAACCAGAACGCCCGCGATCACACCATCGCCAGCGCGTACTCGGTGCGGGGTGTGCCCGACGCGACCGTGTCCACACCGGTGACGTGGGAGGAGATCGACGACGTGAACCCGCACGAGTTCACGATCGCCACCGTCCCCGACCGCTTCGCGAAACTCGGTGACCTGCATGCCGGAATCGACGACGCCGTGTTCTCGCTCGAGCCGCTGCTCGAGTGGGCCGACCGCGACGAGGCCGAAGGCGAGTCGGATCCCGGTGGCGCGGAGGACTGA
- a CDS encoding PAS domain-containing protein, translated as MSAQAEYEERRRPTPETPLGYLEQLPALVLLERLPVPVLAVENDGTVVHANSAFEEMLGHPVASLRGRPVSEFLNLDDAPAGADAVEHLRESATTPVDLAHQDGSRVRALVSRPILRRQDDPVTLVCFHDVTEQLWNGGRAPGF; from the coding sequence GTGAGCGCACAGGCAGAGTATGAGGAGAGACGTCGCCCGACCCCGGAAACTCCTTTGGGCTACCTCGAGCAGCTACCCGCCCTCGTCCTGCTCGAACGCCTTCCGGTTCCCGTCCTGGCGGTCGAGAACGACGGCACCGTCGTCCACGCGAACAGTGCTTTCGAGGAGATGCTGGGTCATCCCGTTGCGTCACTGCGCGGACGTCCGGTGTCCGAATTCCTCAACCTGGACGACGCACCGGCGGGTGCCGACGCAGTCGAACACCTCCGCGAGTCCGCCACCACACCCGTCGACCTCGCACATCAGGACGGATCCCGAGTGCGCGCACTCGTCAGCCGGCCCATCCTCCGTCGTCAGGACGATCCGGTGACCCTCGTCTGCTTCCACGACGTCACCGAACAACTGTGGAACGGCGGCCGGGCGCCCGGCTTCTGA
- a CDS encoding FBP domain-containing protein, with product MEPVTERDIRSSFINCSKGDAKRLPVPRDLDDRPWDDLDFLGWSDPSFPGRCYVVVPRDGGLVGVALRYETGGYRRAQMCTVCMTTHANGGVSLMTARKSGESGRRGNSIGTYMCADLACSLYARRKKSPALGRQYREDLEPEERIERVRVNLDAFISRVYG from the coding sequence ATGGAACCTGTCACCGAACGCGACATCAGGTCGTCGTTCATCAACTGCTCCAAAGGCGACGCCAAGCGCCTACCGGTCCCTCGTGACCTGGACGACCGGCCCTGGGACGACCTCGACTTCCTCGGCTGGAGTGACCCGTCGTTTCCCGGCCGCTGCTACGTCGTCGTTCCGCGGGACGGTGGTCTCGTCGGCGTCGCGCTGCGCTACGAAACGGGCGGCTATCGCCGCGCGCAAATGTGCACCGTCTGCATGACCACGCACGCCAATGGCGGCGTCTCGCTGATGACGGCACGCAAGTCGGGTGAATCCGGACGCCGGGGCAACTCGATCGGCACCTACATGTGCGCCGATCTCGCCTGCTCGCTCTACGCGCGCCGGAAGAAGTCGCCCGCGCTGGGTAGGCAGTACCGCGAGGATCTCGAGCCCGAGGAGAGGATCGAGCGGGTCCGCGTCAACCTCGACGCCTTCATCTCGAGGGTCTACGGCTGA
- a CDS encoding AbrB family transcriptional regulator produces the protein MNDVQSPERSVPTRAAALRRHGLRWAALIALSVGGWVLGESVGLTAAGLFSALIVAATLAVTGWGPARVPRPLGKLAQGVLASAVGLMVHRDTIAGLGSMWMPVVSIAAATLALSVAAGALLALHRDVDAVTGSLAMTAGGATGLVAMARELGGDDRVVAVVQYLRVALVVVSMPMIVTFGFRADTGAETVTGTEGGGSEWYVALPFLALFIVGGTAVASLVRLPAPATLGPLAVSAGFELGGWSDAVAVPPMLMTGALILIGWQAGLAFDRASLRAIGRILPYAALLTLLVGAACAGLGVLLSHLTGVSLLEAYLATTPGGLAAVLAVSASTASNVTFVAAAQVLRLVIMLVTTPIMAKAFAHFSSRRRRA, from the coding sequence GTGAACGACGTGCAATCCCCCGAACGATCCGTGCCCACGCGCGCGGCCGCACTGCGTCGGCACGGACTCCGATGGGCCGCACTGATCGCACTGTCGGTCGGCGGCTGGGTGCTCGGCGAAAGCGTCGGTCTGACGGCGGCCGGTCTCTTCTCCGCCCTGATCGTCGCGGCGACCCTGGCCGTCACCGGATGGGGGCCGGCCCGAGTGCCGCGCCCGCTGGGAAAGCTTGCGCAGGGAGTGCTGGCGAGCGCGGTCGGGCTGATGGTGCACCGGGACACGATCGCCGGACTGGGCTCGATGTGGATGCCGGTGGTCTCGATCGCGGCCGCGACTCTCGCGCTCAGCGTGGCGGCCGGGGCCCTGCTCGCGCTGCACCGCGACGTGGACGCGGTGACCGGTTCCCTCGCCATGACTGCGGGCGGCGCCACCGGACTCGTCGCGATGGCCCGCGAACTCGGCGGCGACGACCGGGTCGTCGCAGTGGTGCAGTACCTGAGGGTGGCGCTCGTCGTCGTGTCGATGCCGATGATCGTCACGTTCGGCTTCCGCGCCGATACCGGTGCGGAAACCGTGACAGGCACCGAGGGCGGTGGGTCCGAATGGTATGTGGCCCTGCCGTTCCTGGCATTGTTCATCGTGGGCGGCACCGCCGTGGCATCACTCGTGCGACTACCCGCTCCCGCGACGTTGGGTCCGCTGGCGGTGAGCGCCGGGTTCGAACTCGGCGGCTGGAGCGACGCGGTCGCGGTCCCGCCGATGCTGATGACCGGCGCGTTGATTCTCATCGGCTGGCAGGCCGGGCTCGCGTTCGACCGGGCGAGCCTGCGGGCGATCGGACGAATCCTGCCGTACGCGGCGCTGCTCACGCTGCTGGTCGGGGCGGCCTGCGCCGGCCTGGGCGTCCTACTCTCCCACCTCACCGGTGTGAGCCTGCTCGAGGCCTATCTCGCCACGACGCCCGGTGGCCTGGCGGCGGTGCTGGCCGTATCGGCATCCACCGCCTCCAACGTCACGTTCGTCGCGGCCGCTCAGGTGTTGCGCCTGGTCATCATGCTCGTCACCACCCCGATCATGGCGAAGGCATTTGCCCACTTCAGTTCTCGGCGTCGACGAGCATAG
- a CDS encoding GntR family transcriptional regulator, with amino-acid sequence MTGGSKSEQVYEQLKQDILNGSLSPGQSLSAIDVGARFSASRTPVRQAFLRLEGEGLVSLIDRQGARVAPISIKSVRDLFELRILLEAAAARMVAEAVARDATARQQFEQVADALGAISEEDPSESRRDRFYELAETYDQAVIAHTRNAQLARSIAELRPHTERLRNIAHSRPDRLDVSLAEHLSMCRAILAGDGPAAAAACTEHLTQTQKTILDAVVDPQGAAVAIDLVTA; translated from the coding sequence ATGACGGGTGGCAGCAAGAGCGAACAGGTATACGAGCAGCTCAAGCAGGACATCCTGAACGGTTCCCTGTCCCCGGGCCAGTCGCTGAGTGCCATCGACGTGGGCGCGCGGTTCTCGGCGTCTCGCACCCCGGTTCGCCAGGCCTTCCTTCGGCTCGAGGGGGAGGGGCTGGTCTCGCTCATCGACCGGCAGGGCGCACGGGTCGCTCCCATCTCGATCAAGAGCGTTCGGGACCTGTTCGAGCTACGCATCCTGCTCGAGGCGGCCGCCGCGCGCATGGTCGCCGAGGCCGTCGCCCGAGACGCCACGGCCCGGCAGCAGTTCGAACAGGTAGCGGACGCACTAGGGGCGATCTCCGAGGAGGACCCATCCGAGTCCCGGCGAGATCGTTTCTACGAACTCGCGGAAACGTACGACCAGGCCGTGATCGCGCACACCCGGAACGCGCAACTAGCCCGATCGATCGCCGAACTCCGGCCGCACACCGAGAGGCTGCGCAACATCGCCCACTCTCGCCCGGACCGTCTCGACGTCTCGTTGGCGGAGCACCTGTCGATGTGCCGTGCGATCCTCGCCGGCGACGGACCGGCGGCTGCCGCGGCCTGCACCGAGCACCTGACCCAGACGCAGAAGACCATCCTCGACGCGGTCGTCGATCCGCAGGGAGCGGCCGTCGCCATCGACCTGGTCACCGCGTAG
- a CDS encoding tripartite tricarboxylate transporter permease, which yields MARKEPATVWLAPEIKGWKGYFPNPFRMLDGRQTAQVAATATVSSATFVFSPVAMTVLMGEVVGSRVKQGYHRLTSVIAARNGTTESTYIAEALIPLIAFGLPLSPVAAGPAAPLFNAPPVFTTDDGTGQIRNLSTALTNWEFLLYGLGAVVIAAIIAYPFAMNFAHRAATLVVRYVSHEAIIATVTGLVVVISVWEGGILGLAVTLTVGLVGGLLSRAFKIHAGVLFMGYYVAVLSVPAILAL from the coding sequence ATGGCCCGCAAGGAACCGGCGACGGTGTGGCTCGCCCCGGAGATCAAGGGGTGGAAGGGATACTTCCCGAACCCGTTCCGGATGCTCGACGGCAGGCAGACCGCACAGGTCGCGGCGACCGCGACCGTCTCGAGCGCCACATTTGTGTTCAGCCCGGTCGCGATGACCGTGCTCATGGGCGAGGTCGTCGGTTCACGGGTCAAGCAGGGCTACCACCGGTTGACGTCGGTGATCGCCGCGCGCAACGGAACCACCGAATCGACCTACATCGCCGAAGCGCTCATCCCGCTCATCGCGTTCGGTCTGCCGCTGAGCCCGGTCGCGGCAGGCCCGGCCGCTCCCCTGTTCAACGCGCCGCCGGTCTTCACCACCGACGACGGCACCGGGCAGATCCGCAACCTGTCCACGGCACTGACGAACTGGGAGTTTCTGCTCTACGGTCTCGGTGCGGTGGTGATCGCCGCGATCATCGCGTACCCGTTTGCGATGAACTTCGCTCACCGCGCGGCGACGCTCGTCGTCCGGTACGTCAGCCACGAGGCGATCATCGCCACGGTCACGGGCCTGGTCGTCGTCATCAGCGTTTGGGAGGGCGGCATCCTCGGCCTCGCCGTCACCCTCACTGTCGGACTCGTCGGCGGTCTGCTGTCGCGGGCGTTCAAGATCCACGCAGGCGTCCTGTTCATGGGGTACTACGTGGCAGTCCTCAGCGTCCCCGCCATCCTCGCGCTCTGA
- a CDS encoding aldehyde dehydrogenase family protein: MTTTSPAPSPEVSRFLTSPVLHLIDGRNVPSASGEVFATVNPCNGEALAQVAFGGDEDVNRAVSAARRALDGPWGRMTPAQRSKILWRVGDLLEERVEEFALVEALDNGKPLTYARLVDVPLSADWFRYMAGWPTKLEGSTIPVTSTAAPGDYLAYTVREPVGVVAAIVAWNFPLLLAAWKLSPALAAGNTVILKPAEQTPLSAALLGDVLREAGIPDGVVNIVQGDGENVGAALSAHPGVDKVSFTGSTEVGRHIVGAARGNLKKVTLELGGKSPNIVFDDADIDAAIEGAAMAIFFNQGEACEAGSRLFIQSTVYDQVVEGVAKIASTLKVGDSLDPDTQMGPVVSEKQLDTVLGYLDSGRAEGATAVTGGGRKGDIGYFVEPTVLVDTTPNMRVVKEEIFGPVVTAIPFDDIDDIVRTANDTEYGLAAGIWTSDVSKAHNVAARIKAGTVWINSYHVLDPALPFGGYKQSGWGREHGAAVFDAYTETKTVILKKG, from the coding sequence ATGACAACGACATCACCCGCACCGTCACCCGAGGTCTCCCGCTTCCTGACGAGTCCCGTTCTCCATCTGATCGACGGCCGGAATGTTCCGTCCGCCTCCGGCGAAGTCTTCGCAACAGTCAATCCATGCAATGGTGAAGCCTTGGCGCAGGTGGCGTTCGGCGGCGACGAGGACGTCAACCGGGCGGTGTCGGCTGCTCGCAGAGCACTCGACGGACCGTGGGGACGCATGACTCCGGCACAGCGAAGCAAGATTCTCTGGCGGGTCGGCGATCTACTGGAGGAACGGGTCGAGGAATTCGCGCTCGTCGAAGCGCTCGACAACGGAAAGCCGCTGACCTACGCACGTCTGGTCGATGTCCCCCTGTCCGCCGACTGGTTCCGCTACATGGCGGGGTGGCCCACGAAACTGGAGGGCAGCACAATTCCGGTCACGTCCACCGCAGCGCCGGGCGATTACCTGGCGTACACCGTGCGCGAGCCGGTGGGCGTCGTCGCCGCGATCGTCGCCTGGAACTTCCCGCTGCTGCTCGCAGCCTGGAAGCTGAGCCCCGCACTCGCCGCGGGCAACACCGTCATCCTCAAGCCGGCGGAACAGACCCCGCTCAGCGCGGCGCTGCTCGGCGACGTGCTCCGCGAGGCCGGTATCCCCGACGGCGTGGTGAACATCGTGCAAGGCGACGGCGAGAACGTCGGCGCCGCACTCAGCGCTCATCCCGGCGTCGACAAGGTCTCGTTCACGGGGTCGACCGAGGTGGGACGGCACATCGTCGGTGCCGCACGCGGAAACCTGAAGAAGGTGACCCTCGAACTCGGCGGCAAATCCCCCAACATCGTCTTCGACGACGCCGACATCGACGCCGCCATCGAGGGTGCGGCAATGGCCATCTTCTTCAATCAGGGTGAGGCCTGCGAGGCCGGGTCGCGGCTGTTCATTCAGTCCACGGTGTACGACCAGGTCGTCGAAGGGGTCGCCAAGATCGCGTCCACGTTGAAGGTCGGCGACAGCCTCGACCCGGACACGCAGATGGGTCCCGTCGTGTCGGAGAAGCAACTCGACACCGTTCTCGGATACCTGGACAGCGGCAGGGCCGAAGGTGCCACCGCCGTGACCGGTGGGGGCCGGAAGGGGGACATCGGCTACTTCGTCGAGCCGACAGTGCTCGTCGACACCACACCGAACATGCGGGTGGTGAAGGAAGAGATCTTCGGACCCGTCGTCACCGCGATACCGTTCGACGACATCGACGACATCGTCCGGACTGCCAACGACACCGAGTACGGTCTCGCCGCGGGCATTTGGACCTCGGATGTGTCGAAGGCCCACAACGTCGCGGCGCGCATCAAAGCGGGGACGGTGTGGATCAACAGCTACCACGTGCTCGACCCGGCCCTGCCGTTCGGTGGTTACAAGCAGTCCGGTTGGGGACGTGAGCACGGTGCGGCGGTCTTCGACGCATACACCGAGACGAAGACCGTGATCCTCAAGAAGGGATGA
- a CDS encoding helix-turn-helix domain-containing protein → MRSEALVETNCAEISSCTQLLTHGPREVRRAPLDALFVNLQLEGTCHGEQDGRRCIVHPGSYAVFDTTRPYTLEFREPDDAASWRVLSFRIPRDQWSANVRGVGATARAIDTTSGPGNVVGAMMSSLWRERPAFDQTTVRTLERSFTDVLAAVTEPPAGGTRTEGRDAALRQIVRHYIRSAVPLGRVTAAAAAREAAVSVRTLHRLFQAVGATFAECVRDERLQGAMQDLAVAPDSVTVSEIAARWGFYDSSHLTRTFQSCLGCTPTEFRVTSRASVGRRVVRGQPATIPAADSIGS, encoded by the coding sequence GTGCGCTCGGAGGCACTGGTCGAGACCAACTGCGCCGAGATCTCCTCGTGCACACAGCTACTGACCCACGGTCCCAGGGAAGTTCGCCGCGCACCCCTGGACGCCTTGTTCGTGAATCTGCAGTTGGAGGGAACGTGTCACGGAGAGCAGGATGGACGCCGTTGCATCGTCCATCCGGGCAGCTATGCCGTGTTCGACACGACGCGCCCGTACACCCTCGAGTTCCGGGAGCCGGACGACGCGGCCAGTTGGCGGGTGTTGTCATTTCGCATTCCTCGGGATCAGTGGAGCGCGAACGTGCGGGGCGTCGGAGCGACGGCGCGCGCCATCGACACGACGAGCGGACCGGGAAACGTCGTCGGGGCAATGATGTCTTCCCTCTGGCGGGAACGCCCCGCCTTCGACCAGACCACGGTGAGAACGCTCGAGCGTTCTTTCACGGATGTTCTCGCCGCAGTAACGGAGCCCCCGGCCGGAGGAACCCGCACCGAAGGTCGTGACGCGGCGCTCCGCCAGATTGTCCGCCATTACATTCGCTCAGCAGTCCCTCTGGGCCGGGTAACCGCGGCGGCCGCTGCGCGCGAAGCCGCCGTCTCGGTGCGAACGCTGCACCGCCTGTTCCAGGCGGTCGGCGCCACGTTCGCGGAGTGTGTTCGGGACGAACGCCTGCAGGGGGCGATGCAGGACCTGGCGGTAGCGCCCGACTCGGTGACCGTGAGTGAGATCGCTGCGCGGTGGGGCTTCTACGACAGCTCCCACCTCACCCGCACGTTTCAGAGCTGTCTCGGTTGCACGCCCACGGAATTTCGCGTCACGAGCAGAGCGTCGGTTGGCCGACGGGTCGTACGAGGTCAACCTGCCACGATTCCGGCGGCGGACAGCATCGGATCGTAG